The Lates calcarifer isolate ASB-BC8 unplaced genomic scaffold, TLL_Latcal_v3 _unitig_5463_quiver_2438, whole genome shotgun sequence genome has a segment encoding these proteins:
- the LOC108874553 gene encoding prostaglandin D2 receptor 2-like, translated as MSNSTNNELFCPLLQEMRGHKPNISTEVNLVVVCIHGLVSCLGILENALVLWVVGFRLRHRTVASVWVLNLAMSDFLATLTLPLFTSYLYHSHSWELGGPLCKIQASIFFLNMFVSAFLLAAISLDRLLLVVKPVWSQNHRSVAGAWKVCLLGWFWAAINTLPYTVFRSVTQKLYPGYLCYHNFALILSSQDTLERDCKVRQAATAISKLLLAFIFPLILIAGSYIQIALILRNRSKKRTQSTTRLTDELIVSNKDGASGTTNTPNTTKIINILLKPRASSPSLTPTTLFTTTSNQTNQGQLSQSFIKMVTFVIAAFALCWAPYHIFCMIEVTAQYWKDNLSLVEKGLPLATTIAFLNPVLNPILYAFSCPNFCVRIRQSLGAVFDGLVEEQGGFLMVPGKSIRAHIRRKSSRDVNLATPGSPKGSFSPHKSPYIQPPFPMSLTSDINSHTENTGQESRTEVERS; from the coding sequence ATGTCAAACTCCACAAACAATGAGCTCTTCTGCCCACTGCTACAGGAAATGCGGGGGCACAAGCCTAACATCAGCACAGAGGTCAATCTGGTGGTGGTTTGTATCCACGGTCTGGTCTCCTGCCTTGGGATTTTGGAGAATGCCCTGGTCCTCTGGGTGGTTGGCTTCCGCCTGCGGCACCGCACTGTAGCCTCTGTCTGGGTTCTCAACCTAGCCATGTCTGACTTCCTGGCCACATTGACGCTCCCCCTCTTCACCTCTTACCTTTACCACTCCCATAGCTGGGAGCTTGGCGGCCCACTCTGCAAAATACAGGCTTCCATCTTCTTCCTAAACATGTTTGTGTCAGCCTTCCTACTGGCAGCCATTTCACTGGACCGCTTACTTCTGGTGGTGAAGCCAGTGTGGAGCCAGAATCATCGGTCAGTGGCAGGAGCGTGGAAGGTGTGTCTATTGGGTTGGTTTTGGGCAGCAATTAATACATTACCTTACACCGTGTTCCGCTCAGTTACTCAGAAACTGTATCCAGGGTACTTGTGCTATCATAATTTTGCCTTGATTTTATCCTCTCAAGATACTCTGGAGAGAGATTGCAAAGTGAGGCAGGCAGCAACAGCCATCTCCAAGTTGCTGCTAGCATTCATCTTTCCCCTGATCTTGATTGCAGGGAGCTACATCCAAATAGCTCTCATCCTAAGGAACAGGAGTAAGAAAAGGACGCAGAGCACCACCAGGTTAACTGATGAACTGATTGTGTCCAACAAAGATGGAGCATCAGGAACTACAAATACCCCAAATACcacaaaaattataaatatcCTTCTCAAGCCTCGGGCCTCTAGTCCATCTTTGACACCTACTACCTTGTTCACTACCACCTCTAATCAGACCAATCAGGGCCAGCTGTCCCAGAGCTTCATCAAAATGGTGACATTTGTGATCGCAGCATTTGCACTGTGCTGGGCTCCCTATCACATCTTCTGCATGATTGAAGTGACAGCCCAGTATTGGAAAGACAATCTCAGCTTAGTGGAGAAGGGGTTGCCCCTAGCTACAACCATTGCTTTCTTGAATCCAGTGTTGAACCCCATTCTATATGCCTTCAGTTGCCCAAACTTTTGTGTGAGAATACGACAGAGTCTGGGAGCAGTGTTTGATGGACTGGTAGAAGAGCAAGGGGGGTTCCTGATGGTCCCAGGAAAAAGTATAAGAGCTCATATTAGACGGAAAAGCAGTCGAGATGTGAACCTTGCAACACCAGGGTCACCAAAGGGTTCGTTTTCACCCCATAAATCACCTTACATCCAACCTCCCTTCCCAATGTCTTTGACGTCTGACATCAACAGTCACACTGAGAATACAGGACAAGAATCAAGAACTGAGGTGGAGCGTAGCTGA